One window of Xanthomonas sp. 10-10 genomic DNA carries:
- a CDS encoding DUF3228 family protein — protein MSIVLTAFARPRLFPRDGRRNAIQDCTPEQFIQHLNDTPPLRVIEGYAPFCQLHVHRNWTSTRCLTVPITADNRHLLRSGYEARNTQELPVLVRWFEGVESPVAQYMVPILYSRDQLAKEGAPIDADWGVVGCLYTAEPDDIPMAPITMLRNALGVEEGGSGVPLDREAYRRSVAFWERNANWRP, from the coding sequence ATGTCCATCGTTCTTACTGCGTTTGCCCGCCCCCGTCTGTTTCCACGCGATGGCCGGCGCAATGCCATCCAGGACTGCACGCCCGAGCAGTTCATCCAGCATCTCAATGACACCCCGCCGTTGCGCGTGATCGAAGGCTACGCCCCGTTCTGCCAGCTGCATGTACACCGCAACTGGACCAGCACGCGCTGCCTGACGGTGCCGATCACTGCCGACAACCGGCATCTGCTGCGCTCGGGCTATGAGGCGCGCAACACGCAGGAGCTTCCCGTTCTGGTGCGCTGGTTCGAAGGCGTCGAGTCGCCGGTTGCGCAGTACATGGTGCCGATCCTGTACAGCCGCGATCAGCTCGCCAAGGAAGGCGCGCCGATCGATGCGGACTGGGGCGTGGTGGGCTGCCTGTACACCGCCGAGCCCGACGACATCCCGATGGCACCGATCACGATGTTGCGCAATGCGCTGGGCGTGGAAGAGGGCGGCTCCGGCGTGCCACTGGACCGCGAGGCCTACCGGCGCAGCGTTGCGTTCTGGGAACGCAATGCGAATTGGCGGCCGTAG
- a CDS encoding TetR/AcrR family transcriptional regulator — MTTPRPDAALRRRQILDAADEVFSEHGVNAPLELVVERAGLGRATLYRNFPDRVALMTALMARGLDGLERLAADLADRADGLAVLLHDVAEHIAQSAPLVDFWRSMERANPAVEAADRRVVAIFLPFVHRARDAGLCRADVDDEQLLLVIDMLGSCLRGNDEAERKRLAHRSADLLMHALGMQVPQGGTR; from the coding sequence ATGACGACTCCCCGCCCCGATGCCGCGCTACGCCGCCGGCAGATTCTCGATGCCGCCGACGAAGTGTTCAGCGAACACGGCGTCAATGCCCCGTTGGAACTGGTGGTGGAACGTGCCGGCCTCGGCCGCGCCACCCTGTACCGCAATTTTCCGGATCGGGTGGCGTTGATGACCGCGCTGATGGCGCGTGGTCTGGATGGCCTGGAGCGGCTGGCCGCCGATCTGGCCGACCGAGCGGACGGCCTGGCCGTGCTGCTGCACGACGTGGCCGAGCACATCGCCCAGTCTGCGCCGCTGGTGGATTTCTGGCGCTCGATGGAACGCGCAAATCCGGCGGTGGAAGCGGCCGACCGGCGGGTGGTGGCGATCTTCTTGCCGTTCGTGCACCGCGCCCGCGATGCCGGCCTGTGCCGGGCCGATGTCGACGACGAGCAACTGCTGCTGGTGATCGACATGCTGGGCAGTTGCCTGCGCGGTAACGACGAAGCGGAGCGCAAGCGCCTGGCGCATCGCTCGGCGGACCTGTTGATGCACGCGCTGGGCATGCAGGTGCCGCAAGGCGGCACGCGATGA
- the ppc gene encoding phosphoenolpyruvate carboxylase, with translation MNEYRSSLVFATPDLPLRDDVRRLGALVGDLLAEQVSAEFLDEIERVRTTAIARRESDAPPSTLSEQLAGREPRDAESLVRAFSTYFQVVNIAERVHRIRRRREYQRSGTDTPQPDGLHDALRRLKAQGVSLEELSQWLPRIDVEPVFTAHPTEAVRRALLEKEQLMVASLVDNLDGMRTPNERASDAARFRMALTASWQTADSSPVRPTVDDEREHVGFYLTQVLYRVIPVMYETLEHAIEETYGSVPTLPRLLRFGTWVGGDMDGNPNVDATTIAGTLDAQRRAVLDRYQKELWQLASLLSQSTTLVAASPALNAQLERYRALLPDAAARSRPRHGDMPYRLLNDLMRARLQATLDDADGAYSAPSELEHDLQVILDSLQANKGLHAGWFAVRRLLWRVRSFGFHLARLDVRQESSVHARAVADALEQGDWDAQDATQRAALLGPYASGEQALPRVQDDGNARLDAVFAALADARTRHGADALGSYIISMAHNRADVLTVLALARRGGLVDDAGAVPLDIVPLFETVDDLRGGTGTVQDLLADPVYRQHLAARGDTQMVMLGYSDSGKDGGIAASRWGLQRAQVELLEAAAELGVRLTFFHGRGGSIARGGGKTSRALDAAPRGSVDGRLRVTEQGEVIHRKYGIRALALRSLEQMTGAVLLSSLRPRMPEPREDTWRPVMDLVAERSSVAYRAFVGAPDFMQYFRLATPIDVIERMTLGSRPSRRLGQDAALSNLRAIPWVFAWSQARAVIPGWFGVGSGLQAAVEAGHEDSLREMAQDWPFFRTFLDDIAMVLSKGDLNIAELFSRLSGDLHARFFPQIRDELALTKHWVKALLQQQSLLQHDPRLALSIRLRNPYIDPISVLQVDLLQRWRATGGEDEDLLRALVACVNGVSQGVQNTG, from the coding sequence ATGAACGAGTACCGCAGCAGTCTTGTGTTCGCTACCCCCGATCTTCCCTTGCGCGACGATGTGCGTCGCCTGGGGGCACTGGTCGGCGATCTGCTCGCCGAGCAGGTATCTGCGGAATTCCTCGACGAAATCGAACGCGTCCGTACCACCGCCATTGCGCGTCGCGAGAGCGATGCGCCGCCTTCCACGTTGAGCGAGCAGCTGGCCGGCCGTGAGCCGCGCGATGCCGAATCGCTGGTGCGTGCCTTCAGCACCTATTTCCAGGTGGTCAACATCGCCGAGCGCGTGCACCGCATCCGCCGCCGCCGCGAGTACCAGCGCAGCGGTACCGATACGCCGCAGCCCGATGGCCTGCACGATGCCCTGCGCCGGCTCAAGGCGCAGGGCGTGAGCCTGGAAGAACTCAGCCAGTGGTTGCCGCGCATCGACGTGGAGCCGGTGTTCACCGCGCACCCCACCGAAGCGGTGCGCCGCGCGCTGCTGGAAAAAGAACAGCTGATGGTCGCCAGCCTGGTCGACAACCTCGACGGCATGCGCACCCCCAACGAGCGCGCCAGCGATGCGGCGCGCTTCCGCATGGCCCTGACCGCGTCCTGGCAGACCGCCGATTCCTCGCCGGTGCGTCCCACCGTGGACGACGAACGCGAACACGTGGGGTTCTATCTCACCCAGGTGCTCTATCGCGTCATCCCGGTGATGTACGAAACCCTCGAACACGCCATCGAAGAAACCTACGGGAGCGTGCCGACCCTGCCGCGGCTGCTGCGCTTCGGCACCTGGGTGGGCGGCGACATGGACGGCAATCCCAACGTGGATGCCACCACCATCGCCGGCACCCTGGATGCGCAGCGCCGCGCGGTGCTGGACCGCTACCAGAAGGAACTCTGGCAACTGGCCAGCCTGCTCAGCCAGTCGACCACGCTGGTGGCGGCGAGCCCGGCATTGAATGCGCAACTGGAGCGCTACCGCGCATTGCTGCCGGACGCAGCCGCGCGCTCGCGCCCGCGCCACGGCGACATGCCGTACCGGCTGCTCAACGACCTGATGCGTGCACGGCTGCAGGCCACGCTGGACGATGCCGATGGCGCCTACAGCGCACCGTCGGAGCTGGAGCACGATCTGCAGGTGATCCTGGACAGCCTGCAGGCCAACAAGGGGCTGCATGCCGGTTGGTTTGCGGTGCGTCGGCTGTTGTGGCGCGTGCGCAGCTTCGGGTTCCATCTGGCGCGTCTGGATGTGCGTCAGGAATCGAGCGTGCATGCGCGCGCGGTTGCCGATGCGTTGGAACAGGGCGACTGGGACGCGCAGGACGCCACCCAGCGCGCCGCGCTGCTGGGCCCGTACGCGTCTGGCGAGCAGGCGTTGCCGCGTGTGCAGGACGACGGCAATGCGCGGCTGGACGCGGTGTTCGCCGCACTTGCCGATGCACGCACGCGCCACGGCGCCGATGCGCTGGGCAGTTACATCATTTCGATGGCGCATAACCGCGCCGACGTGCTCACCGTGCTCGCCCTGGCGCGGCGCGGTGGCCTGGTCGATGACGCTGGTGCCGTACCGCTGGATATCGTGCCGCTGTTCGAAACCGTGGACGATCTGCGCGGTGGCACCGGCACCGTGCAGGACTTGCTGGCCGACCCGGTGTATCGCCAGCATCTGGCGGCGCGCGGCGATACGCAGATGGTGATGCTGGGTTATTCGGACAGCGGCAAGGACGGCGGCATCGCGGCGTCGCGCTGGGGCCTGCAGCGCGCGCAGGTGGAACTGCTGGAAGCGGCCGCCGAACTCGGCGTGCGGCTGACCTTTTTCCACGGGCGCGGCGGCTCGATCGCCCGCGGCGGCGGCAAGACCAGCCGCGCGCTGGATGCGGCGCCGCGCGGCAGCGTCGACGGCCGCTTGCGCGTCACCGAGCAGGGCGAGGTGATCCATCGCAAGTACGGCATTCGCGCACTGGCCTTGCGCTCGCTGGAGCAGATGACCGGCGCGGTATTGCTGTCCAGCCTGCGCCCGCGTATGCCCGAGCCGCGCGAGGACACCTGGCGTCCGGTGATGGATCTGGTTGCCGAACGCAGCAGCGTGGCCTATCGCGCCTTCGTCGGTGCACCGGATTTCATGCAGTACTTCCGCCTGGCCACGCCGATCGATGTGATCGAACGCATGACGCTGGGCTCGCGCCCCTCGCGTCGGCTGGGCCAGGACGCGGCGCTGTCGAATCTGCGCGCGATCCCGTGGGTGTTTGCATGGAGCCAGGCGCGCGCGGTGATTCCGGGCTGGTTCGGCGTGGGCAGCGGCTTGCAGGCGGCGGTGGAGGCCGGGCATGAGGACAGCCTGCGCGAGATGGCGCAGGACTGGCCGTTCTTCCGCACCTTCCTGGACGACATCGCCATGGTGCTGTCCAAGGGCGACCTCAACATCGCCGAGCTGTTCTCGCGCTTGTCGGGCGACCTGCATGCGCGGTTTTTTCCGCAGATTCGCGACGAACTGGCGCTGACCAAGCACTGGGTCAAGGCGCTGCTGCAACAGCAATCGTTGCTGCAGCACGACCCGCGCCTGGCGTTGTCGATCCGCCTGCGCAACCCTTACATCGACCCGATCAGCGTATTGCAGGTCGACCTGCTGCAACGTTGGCGCGCCACCGGTGGCGAAGACGAGGACCTGCTGCGTGCGCTGGTCGCCTGCGTCAACGGCGTCTCGCAAGGCGTGCAGAACACCGGCTGA
- a CDS encoding porin family protein produces MNKCMLTLALSALVLAAAPDVFAQSASGDGAGWFVNGGVGRTSLKSGPYDGSDTGYNVSAGYRWNALFPWLSIGLEAGYNDLGNIQAKNLFSGDAVVEDESQLRGWTVGVSQRFALGDKWYASMRGGLYGWKGQGLRNDTVSDRSDLDKLSWYAGAGVGYNLGEHFSIGANYDHYNAKKFDVDLSTDMASVNAEYRF; encoded by the coding sequence ATGAACAAATGCATGCTCACGTTGGCGCTTTCGGCGCTGGTACTGGCGGCTGCACCCGATGTCTTCGCGCAGTCCGCATCCGGCGACGGTGCGGGTTGGTTCGTCAACGGCGGGGTCGGCCGCACTTCGCTCAAGAGCGGGCCTTACGATGGCAGCGATACCGGCTACAACGTCTCCGCCGGGTATCGCTGGAACGCGCTGTTTCCGTGGCTATCGATTGGCCTGGAAGCTGGCTACAACGATCTTGGCAATATCCAGGCGAAAAACCTGTTCAGCGGTGATGCGGTCGTGGAAGACGAGAGCCAGCTACGTGGATGGACGGTCGGGGTGAGCCAGCGCTTCGCACTGGGCGACAAGTGGTACGCAAGCATGCGTGGCGGGCTGTATGGCTGGAAGGGCCAGGGCCTGCGCAATGACACCGTGTCGGACCGCTCCGACCTGGACAAGCTCTCGTGGTACGCGGGCGCAGGCGTGGGCTACAACCTGGGCGAGCACTTCAGCATCGGCGCCAACTACGACCATTACAACGCCAAGAAATTCGATGTCGATCTGAGCACCGACATGGCATCGGTGAATGCCGAGTACCGGTTCTGA
- a CDS encoding DUF4105 domain-containing protein, with protein sequence MTPATRAAIGRWALRALLVLAALWGGLAIYFALTGNALVRGGWVASWCAMALAALWGLRRGRENWALVGIFGAAFVALAVSWGLMQPSQDRDWADDVAQRLQPQVRGNIVTLHNVRNFDWRSETNYVPRWETRQYDLDRLVSADLALSYWMGPAIAHTLVSFGFDDGSHVVFSLEIRKERGESFSAVGGFFRSFEETLVAADERDILRVRTNVRGEDMYLYRLAIPRAGLRRMFMGYVALANDLNRKPAFYNTLTSNCTTIVYALVRQLQPSLPLDHRLLLSGYADQYAYDHHGLMPGYDFATLKQRGHFTARAIAADTAADFSERIRAGMPQVPAPGVSTSASR encoded by the coding sequence ATGACACCAGCCACCCGCGCGGCGATCGGCCGCTGGGCGCTGCGCGCGCTGCTGGTGCTGGCGGCGCTGTGGGGCGGCCTGGCGATCTATTTCGCGCTCACCGGCAACGCCCTGGTGCGTGGCGGTTGGGTGGCCTCGTGGTGCGCGATGGCGTTGGCCGCGCTATGGGGCTTGCGCCGTGGCCGCGAGAACTGGGCCCTGGTGGGCATCTTCGGTGCCGCGTTCGTGGCGCTGGCGGTGTCGTGGGGGTTGATGCAGCCCAGCCAGGACCGCGACTGGGCCGACGATGTCGCCCAGCGCCTGCAGCCGCAGGTGCGCGGCAACATCGTCACCCTGCACAACGTGCGCAACTTCGATTGGCGTAGCGAAACCAACTACGTCCCACGCTGGGAGACCCGCCAGTACGATCTGGATCGCCTGGTCAGCGCCGATCTGGCCCTGTCGTACTGGATGGGCCCGGCGATTGCGCACACGCTGGTGTCGTTCGGCTTCGACGATGGCTCGCACGTGGTGTTCTCGCTGGAAATCCGCAAGGAACGCGGCGAATCGTTTTCTGCGGTGGGCGGCTTCTTCCGCAGCTTCGAAGAAACCCTGGTGGCCGCCGACGAGCGCGACATCCTGCGCGTGCGCACCAACGTGCGTGGCGAAGACATGTACCTGTATCGCCTGGCCATTCCCAGGGCGGGTCTGCGGCGCATGTTCATGGGCTACGTGGCGCTGGCCAACGACTTGAATCGCAAGCCGGCCTTCTACAACACGCTGACCAGCAACTGCACCACGATCGTGTATGCCCTGGTGCGCCAGCTGCAGCCCAGCTTGCCGCTGGATCACCGCTTGCTGCTGTCCGGCTACGCCGATCAGTACGCGTACGACCATCATGGCCTGATGCCGGGCTATGACTTTGCGACCTTGAAGCAGCGCGGGCACTTCACCGCGCGAGCCATCGCCGCCGACACCGCGGCCGACTTCTCCGAACGCATCCGCGCCGGCATGCCGCAGGTGCCTGCGCCCGGCGTATCGACGAGCGCATCACGGTGA
- the ahcY gene encoding adenosylhomocysteinase, with protein sequence MNAVTKIAPHNDYKVADLSLADWGRKELDIAEHEMPGLMSIRRKHAQSKPLKDVRITGSLHMTIQTAVLIETLKDIGANVRWASCNIFSTQDHAAAAIAVSGTPVFAWKGETLEEYWDCTLDALTFTLADGTQTGPELVVDDGGDVTLLIHKGYELENGSTWVDEPASSHEEGVIKALLKRVAVERPGYWTRVVKDWKGVSEETTTGVHRLYQIAEAGKLLIPAINVNDSVTKSKFDNLYGCRESLADGLKRAMDVMLAGKVAVVCGYGDVGKGSAASLRAYGARVIVTEIDPICALQASMEGFEVNTIESTLGRGDIYVTTTGNKDIITVEHLQAMKDQAIVCNIGHFDNEIQVDALNALKGVEKINIKPQVDKYVFANGNAIFLLADGRLVNLGCATGHPSFVMSNSFANQTLAQIDLWEKRDSYEKKVYILPKHLDEEVARLHLEKIGVKLTTLTKDQAEYLGVDVAGPYKPDHYRY encoded by the coding sequence ATGAACGCTGTCACGAAAATCGCCCCACACAACGACTATAAAGTCGCCGACCTCTCCCTGGCCGATTGGGGCCGCAAGGAGCTGGACATCGCCGAGCACGAGATGCCGGGCCTGATGTCGATCCGCCGCAAGCACGCGCAGAGCAAGCCGCTCAAGGACGTGCGCATCACCGGCTCGCTGCACATGACCATCCAGACCGCCGTGCTGATCGAAACGCTCAAGGACATCGGCGCCAACGTGCGCTGGGCCTCGTGCAACATCTTCTCGACCCAGGATCACGCCGCAGCCGCCATCGCGGTCAGCGGTACGCCGGTGTTCGCCTGGAAGGGTGAGACGCTGGAAGAGTATTGGGATTGCACCCTGGACGCGCTGACCTTCACCCTGGCCGACGGCACCCAGACCGGCCCGGAGCTGGTGGTGGACGACGGCGGCGACGTCACCCTGCTGATCCACAAGGGCTATGAGCTCGAAAACGGCTCCACCTGGGTCGACGAACCGGCCTCCTCGCACGAGGAAGGCGTGATCAAGGCGCTGCTCAAGCGCGTGGCCGTCGAGCGTCCGGGTTACTGGACCCGCGTGGTCAAGGACTGGAAGGGCGTCTCCGAAGAGACCACCACCGGCGTGCACCGCCTGTACCAGATCGCCGAAGCCGGCAAGCTGCTGATCCCGGCCATCAACGTCAACGACTCGGTCACCAAGAGCAAGTTCGACAACCTCTACGGCTGCCGCGAGTCGCTGGCCGATGGCCTCAAGCGCGCGATGGACGTGATGCTGGCCGGCAAGGTGGCCGTGGTCTGCGGCTATGGCGACGTCGGCAAGGGCAGTGCCGCCTCGCTGCGCGCCTACGGCGCCCGCGTGATCGTCACCGAGATCGACCCGATCTGCGCCCTGCAGGCGTCGATGGAAGGCTTCGAGGTCAACACCATCGAATCCACCCTGGGCCGCGGCGACATCTATGTCACCACCACCGGCAACAAGGACATCATCACCGTCGAGCACCTGCAGGCGATGAAGGACCAGGCCATCGTGTGCAACATCGGCCACTTCGACAACGAGATCCAGGTCGATGCGCTGAATGCACTCAAGGGCGTGGAGAAGATCAACATCAAGCCGCAGGTGGACAAGTATGTGTTCGCCAACGGCAACGCGATCTTCCTGCTGGCCGACGGCCGCCTGGTGAACCTGGGCTGCGCCACCGGCCACCCGAGCTTCGTGATGTCCAACTCGTTTGCCAACCAGACCCTGGCGCAGATCGACCTGTGGGAAAAGCGCGACAGCTACGAGAAGAAGGTCTACATCCTGCCCAAGCACCTGGATGAGGAAGTGGCCCGTCTGCACCTGGAAAAGATCGGCGTCAAGCTGACCACGCTGACCAAGGACCAGGCCGAGTATCTGGGCGTGGACGTGGCTGGTCCGTACAAGCCGGATCATTACCGCTACTGA
- a CDS encoding DUF2058 domain-containing protein, translated as MRNPLQEQLLKAGLVKKAQVDKIAREQVKQRHAKGGAVTPADADKVDAARLQAERAERDRALAEERNAQLRKQEVLAQVRQIVETSKVKREGEIDYRFNDGSVIRSVLVNSILRSQLASGALVIVRHGEGFELIPRAAAEKVYSRDAATVVLDHGRSTAPAASDGDDDYYSQFKVPDDLIW; from the coding sequence ATGCGTAATCCACTGCAAGAACAGCTGCTCAAGGCTGGCCTGGTCAAAAAAGCCCAGGTGGACAAGATTGCGCGCGAGCAGGTCAAGCAGCGGCATGCCAAGGGCGGGGCGGTAACGCCTGCCGATGCGGACAAGGTGGATGCGGCGCGGCTGCAGGCCGAGCGTGCCGAGCGCGATCGTGCGCTGGCCGAGGAGCGCAACGCGCAGCTGCGCAAGCAGGAAGTGCTGGCGCAGGTGCGGCAGATCGTGGAGACCAGCAAGGTCAAGCGGGAAGGCGAGATCGACTATCGGTTCAACGATGGCAGCGTCATTCGCAGCGTATTGGTCAATTCCATCTTGCGCAGCCAGCTGGCCAGCGGCGCGCTGGTGATCGTGCGGCATGGCGAGGGATTCGAGCTGATCCCGCGCGCTGCGGCCGAGAAGGTCTACAGCCGCGACGCAGCGACCGTGGTGCTGGATCACGGCCGTAGCACGGCACCGGCCGCCAGCGATGGCGACGATGACTACTACAGCCAGTTCAAGGTGCCGGACGATCTGATCTGGTGA
- a CDS encoding prolyl oligopeptidase family serine peptidase: MQAKRNAQGWRQHTWALVWAGAGALGLSAPLLASAASSPATPTAAAASSGYQLPSKALQAVVDAPRAPLLHLSPKRDLAAMLQLPALPDIAEVAQPELKLAGLRIHPKTFASSRFAFAGKLWMLSVADGSERQIAGLPTPLSLATLSWSPDQRYLAFRREDATSGANELWLVDVAAGQARRLVAGLNTSVDDELHWLPDGSGLLLQQQVAGQGAPPARDVVPDGPATQQTSAAAGVRSLPTYQDLLRNEADARVFEYYATGQPVIVSVTGQVRPIATPGIYLNLSVSPDGRYILSERSERPFSYLVPVDNFPRRIEVLDLQGKLVRQIAQLPLVEGLPTGNDAVPTGVRDIAWRHDAPATLVWAEAQDGGDPARESKVRDVVRMQAAPFARGPVTLAQLGSRFEGIQWGRGDLAILSESWWKTRRTKQWRIAPDQPQRAPELLWDRSSQDRYNDPGTPATMADGKGRALLQTGADGNSLFLLGKGASPEGDRPFVDRFDLQSKRATRLFHSQAPTYSAPLALLDAQGTQLLLSRESPEEPANYFVQSLGDAAPAPRALTQFAHPLPQLRGVQKEQIRYKRADGVDLTATLLLPPGYDPKRDGPRPLLMWAYPGEFKSADTASQVTDSPYRFNAISYWGPQAFLAIGYVVLNNPTMPIVGEGDAEPNDTYVPQLIADAQAAVDEVVRRGVTDREHIAIGGHSYGAFMTANLLAHTRLFKAGIARSGAYNRTLTPFGFQAEERNYWQAQSVYQAMSPFNYADKIKDPLLLIHGQDDNNTGTFPIQSERMFAAIKGLGGTAKLVMLPNESHAYRARQSILQMLAESEQWLKSNLGEPVKETGATRAR; this comes from the coding sequence ATGCAGGCGAAACGGAATGCGCAAGGCTGGCGGCAGCACACATGGGCGTTGGTGTGGGCAGGCGCAGGAGCGCTGGGGTTGAGCGCGCCGTTGCTGGCATCGGCAGCCAGCTCACCAGCGACACCCACCGCCGCGGCAGCAAGTAGCGGGTATCAACTGCCCTCCAAGGCGCTGCAGGCAGTGGTCGACGCACCGCGCGCGCCGCTGCTGCACCTCTCGCCCAAACGCGATCTGGCTGCGATGCTGCAGTTGCCGGCATTGCCGGACATCGCCGAGGTGGCCCAGCCCGAGCTCAAGCTGGCCGGCCTGCGCATCCATCCCAAGACCTTCGCCAGCAGCCGGTTTGCCTTCGCCGGCAAGCTGTGGATGCTGTCGGTAGCCGATGGCAGCGAGCGGCAGATCGCCGGGCTGCCGACGCCGTTGTCGCTGGCCACGCTGAGCTGGTCGCCGGACCAGCGCTACCTGGCGTTCCGGCGCGAGGACGCGACCAGCGGTGCCAACGAGCTGTGGCTGGTGGACGTGGCGGCCGGGCAGGCCAGGCGCCTGGTCGCTGGCTTGAATACCAGCGTCGACGACGAGTTGCACTGGTTGCCCGACGGCAGCGGCCTGCTGTTGCAACAGCAAGTGGCAGGGCAGGGTGCGCCGCCTGCCCGCGACGTGGTGCCGGACGGCCCGGCGACCCAGCAGACCAGCGCCGCCGCAGGCGTGCGCTCGCTGCCGACCTATCAGGACCTGCTGCGCAACGAGGCCGATGCGCGCGTGTTCGAGTACTACGCCACCGGCCAGCCGGTCATCGTCAGCGTCACCGGGCAGGTGCGCCCGATCGCCACGCCCGGCATCTATCTCAACCTGTCGGTGTCCCCGGATGGGCGCTACATCCTGAGCGAACGCAGCGAGCGGCCGTTTTCCTACCTGGTGCCGGTAGACAACTTCCCGCGCCGCATCGAGGTGCTGGACCTGCAGGGCAAGCTGGTGCGCCAGATTGCCCAGTTGCCATTGGTGGAAGGCTTGCCGACCGGCAATGACGCCGTGCCCACCGGCGTGCGCGACATCGCCTGGCGGCACGATGCGCCGGCCACCCTGGTCTGGGCCGAGGCGCAGGATGGCGGCGACCCGGCACGCGAGAGCAAGGTGCGCGATGTGGTCCGGATGCAGGCGGCGCCATTCGCGCGTGGGCCGGTGACGCTGGCGCAGCTGGGCAGCCGGTTCGAGGGCATCCAGTGGGGCCGCGGCGATCTGGCCATCCTCAGCGAGAGCTGGTGGAAGACCCGGCGCACCAAGCAGTGGCGCATTGCGCCAGACCAGCCGCAGCGCGCGCCGGAACTGCTGTGGGATCGTTCCTCGCAGGACCGCTATAACGATCCCGGCACGCCGGCGACCATGGCCGATGGCAAGGGCCGCGCATTGCTGCAGACCGGTGCCGATGGCAACAGCCTGTTCCTGCTTGGCAAGGGTGCTTCGCCGGAAGGCGACCGCCCGTTCGTGGATCGCTTCGATCTGCAGAGCAAGCGCGCCACGCGGCTGTTCCATTCGCAGGCGCCCACCTATTCCGCGCCGCTGGCATTGCTGGATGCGCAGGGCACGCAGTTGCTGCTCAGCCGCGAATCGCCTGAAGAACCCGCCAATTATTTCGTGCAGTCGCTGGGCGATGCGGCGCCGGCACCGCGTGCGCTGACGCAGTTCGCGCACCCGTTGCCGCAGTTGCGCGGCGTGCAGAAGGAGCAGATCCGCTACAAGCGCGCCGATGGCGTGGACCTCACCGCCACGCTGTTGCTGCCGCCGGGGTACGACCCCAAACGCGATGGCCCACGCCCGCTGCTGATGTGGGCCTATCCGGGCGAGTTCAAAAGCGCCGACACCGCCAGCCAGGTCACCGACTCGCCGTATCGCTTCAATGCGATCAGCTACTGGGGGCCGCAGGCATTCCTGGCGATCGGCTATGTGGTGCTCAACAACCCGACCATGCCGATCGTCGGCGAAGGCGATGCCGAACCCAACGACACCTATGTGCCGCAGCTGATCGCCGACGCACAGGCGGCGGTGGATGAAGTGGTGCGGCGCGGTGTCACCGACCGCGAGCACATCGCCATCGGCGGGCATTCGTACGGTGCGTTCATGACGGCCAACCTGCTTGCGCACACGCGGCTGTTCAAGGCCGGCATCGCACGCAGCGGCGCCTACAACCGCACGCTCACGCCGTTCGGCTTCCAGGCCGAGGAACGCAACTACTGGCAGGCGCAATCGGTGTATCAGGCGATGTCGCCGTTCAACTACGCCGACAAGATCAAGGACCCGCTGCTGCTGATCCACGGCCAGGACGACAACAACACCGGCACCTTCCCGATCCAGAGCGAGCGCATGTTCGCCGCGATCAAGGGTCTGGGCGGCACCGCGAAGCTGGTGATGCTGCCCAACGAATCGCATGCGTATCGCGCGCGGCAATCGATCCTGCAGATGCTGGCCGAGAGCGAGCAGTGGTTGAAGAGCAATCTTGGCGAGCCGGTGAAGGAGACCGGTGCGACACGCGCGCGTTGA